In Populus trichocarpa isolate Nisqually-1 chromosome 7, P.trichocarpa_v4.1, whole genome shotgun sequence, the following proteins share a genomic window:
- the LOC7485033 gene encoding probable ubiquitin-like-specific protease 2B isoform X4, producing the protein MARSSQKFSVFEFDEEEEKVEKESARFVGKFRIQKRRRNGNNKDDDTSPRTKYKSLQCFGGCTGAVKIESSNEPIDIDDEPIDVDCGVAGETNSLCKGNSNEVVDIDPTDVEGQCQYSVSAPACMPQEDCSVKEISRLDRLFRFSNYENESVGRISDNDVGIEMSSSTSVSTLVENAGNQVLERGSVGHKIDYTNNTVAVFPDYILCGDVYGAEYCLTFSGSSIRMEGSTANGVKGIFNAEWTLDDIISIESEWCGMVTTAMVYICFKSKVSQGAGNTNDTSGVDKLKFSVCDPLWNEGEEAIKSLHVRYRDSWNVTSDSDWKNDGNAFFGHNGMVISKPYFPVLHETFEEVIYPKGDPDAVSISKRDVELLRPETFINDTIIDFYILYLKSKLKPGDKHRFHFFNSFFFRKLADLDKGPSNACGGRLAFQRVHKWTRKMNLFEKDYIFIPINYSLHWSLIVICHPGEVVHSREDEGRNSVKVPCILHMDSIRGSHRGLKNLIQSYLYEEWRERHNGTVDDTLSKFIHLRFVPLELPQQENSYDCGLFVLHYVERFLEEAPINFSPFRITEVSNFLNRNWFLPVEASLKRACIQKLIREILEDRSSTQFSDPYEEETGVEFLEEISSSVSGTGTDTDTGINISVTTKSPMRVAHQQQPGELGLNSRNLFKPGTSARSFSNEDCWQTGTIHGSSCMSPVEEIICNILAWQLNFPQPHFLIKILDLSVHHQAIRNICRLRNLMMIPVLKHLSVDPLNHQR; encoded by the exons ATGGCTCGTTCGAGTCAGAAATTTAGTGTGTTCGAGttcgacgaagaagaagaaaaagtcgAGAAGGAGTCTGCGAGGTTCGTCGGCAAATTTCGGATCCAAAAGAGAAGACGAAACGGCAACAACAAGGACGACGACACTTCTCCTCGCACTAAGTATAAGTCTCTTCAGTGCT ttgGAGGATGTACTGGGGCTGTAAAAATAGAAAGTAGCAATGAACCTATTGATATAGATGATGAACCAATCGATGTTGACTGTGGAG TTGCAGGAGAGACCAATTCCTTATGCAAGGGAAACAGTAACGAAGTAGTAGATATCGATCCTACCGACGTGGAGGGTCAATGCCAATATTCTGTTTCAGCTCCTGCTTGCATGCCACAAGAAGATTGTTCTGTCAAGGAGATTTCTCGGCTGGATAGGTTATTCAGATTCTCAAATTATGAG AATGAGTCAGTTGGTAGGATTTCGGATAATgatgttgggattgaaatgAGCTCATCCACTTCTGTCTCTACTCTTGTGGAGAATGCAG GAAACCAAGTGCTAGAGCGTGGTTCTGTTGGACATAAAATT GATTACACAAATAATACAGTTGCTGTTTTCCCTGACTATATCCTGTGTGGCGATGTATATGGTGCAGAGTATTGCTTAACTTTCTCAGGAAGCAGCATCAGAATGGAGGGTTCAACTGCAAATGGGGTCAAGGGAATATTTAATGCTGAGTGGACTCTTGATGATATTATTAGTATTGAGTCAGAATGGTGTGGAATG GTTACGACTGCTATGGTTTATATCTGTTTTAAATCAAAGGTTTCTCAAGGAGCTGGAAATACAAATGATACTTCAG GTGTTGACAAGTTGAAGTTTTCAGTTTGTGATCCTCTTTGGAATGAAGGAGAGGAAGCAATCAAATCATTGCATGTCAGATACAGGGATAGCTGGAATGTTACTTCTGA CTCTGATTGGAAAAATGATGGAAATGCCTTTTTTGGGCACAATGGGATGGTCATCTCAAAGCCTTATTTTCCTGT TCTTCATGAGACATTTGAAGAGGTTATCTATCCTAAAGGTGATCCTGATGCTGTTTCTATTAGTAAGAGAGATGTGGAGCTTCTACGCCCAGAGACATTCATCAATGATACCATCATTGACTTTTATATCCT GTATTTAAAGAGTAAACTTAAGCCTGGGGACAAGCATAGGTTCCACTTTTTCAATAGCTTTTTCTTTCGGAAGCTTGCTGACCTAGACAAGGGCCCATCTAATGCTTGTGGAGGCAGGCTAGCTTTTCAACGTGTTCATAAATGGACAAGAAAGATGAATCTTTTCGAGAAAGATTACATTTTCATTCCTATAAATTACAG TCTTCACTGGAGTTTGATTGTCATTTGTCATCCTGGAGAAGTGGTTCATTCCAGAG AAGATGAAGGCAGAAATTCAGTTAAGGTACCATGCATCTTACACATGGATTCTATCAGAGGAAGTCACAGGGGCCTCAAGAATCTTATTCAGAG TTATCTGTATGAAGAGTGGAGAGAAAGGCATAATGGGACAGTGGATGATACATTGTCGAAGTTCATACATTTACGGTTTGTCCCACTTGAG CTTCCACAGCAGGAAAATTCATATGACTGTGGCCTGTTTGTGCTCCATTatgttgaacgttttcttgaggaAGCTCCTATTAATTTCAGTCCTTTCAGGATAACAGAGGTTTCAAACTTC CTTAATAGAAATTGGTTTCTACCTGTGGAGGCCTCTCTGAAAAGGGCATGCATCCAGAAGTTGATCCGTGAAATTCTTGAAGATCGGTCATCTACCCAATTTTCTGATCCATATGAAGAAGAAACTGGAGTTGAGTTTCTTGAGGAGATATCTAGTTCAGTATCTGGTACTGGTACTGATACTGATACGGGGATTAATATCTCAGTCACAACGAAATCTCCAATGAGAGTTGCACATCAACAACAACCTGGAGAACTAGGATTGAATTCCAGGAATTTGTTCAAACCAGGAACTAGTGCAAGGTCCTTTTCCAATGAAGATTGCTGGCAGACAGGAACAATTCATGGGAGCAGTTGCATGTCACCAGTAGAg GAGATTATTTGCAACATACTGGCTTGGCAACTGAATTTCCCTCAACCAcattttctcataaaaatcTTAGATCTCTCGGTTCATCATCAAGCAATAAGAAATATATGCAGATTGAGGAACCTTATGATGATTCCAGTTCTGAAGCATCTATCAGTGGATCCCTTAAATCATCAGAGATAG
- the LOC7485033 gene encoding probable ubiquitin-like-specific protease 2A isoform X3, with amino-acid sequence MARSSQKFSVFEFDEEEEKVEKESARFVGKFRIQKRRRNGNNKDDDTSPRTKYKSLQCFGGCTGAVKIESSNEPIDIDDEPIDVDCGGETNSLCKGNSNEVVDIDPTDVEGQCQYSVSAPACMPQEDCSVKEISRLDRLFRFSNYENESVGRISDNDVGIEMSSSTSVSTLVENAGNQVLERGSVGHKIDYTNNTVAVFPDYILCGDVYGAEYCLTFSGSSIRMEGSTANGVKGIFNAEWTLDDIISIESEWCGMVTTAMVYICFKSKVSQGAGNTNDTSGVDKLKFSVCDPLWNEGEEAIKSLHVRYRDSWNVTSDSDWKNDGNAFFGHNGMVISKPYFPVLHETFEEVIYPKGDPDAVSISKRDVELLRPETFINDTIIDFYILYLKSKLKPGDKHRFHFFNSFFFRKLADLDKGPSNACGGRLAFQRVHKWTRKMNLFEKDYIFIPINYSLHWSLIVICHPGEVVHSREDEGRNSVKVPCILHMDSIRGSHRGLKNLIQSYLYEEWRERHNGTVDDTLSKFIHLRFVPLELPQQENSYDCGLFVLHYVERFLEEAPINFSPFRITEVSNFLNRNWFLPVEASLKRACIQKLIREILEDRSSTQFSDPYEEETGVEFLEEISSSVSGTGTDTDTGINISVTTKSPMRVAHQQQPGELGLNSRNLFKPGTSARSFSNEDCWQTGTIHGSSCMSPVEEIGERISDSSSNTGDYLQHTGLATEFPSTTFSHKNLRSLGSSSSNKKYMQIEEPYDDSSSEASISGSLKSSEIGVGVDEDHFFSQIEGSDHQTQTNCHELSSKSTESEELADCVVEDSEEGNSMHNDQVANDSPSSLHCNDLVASIDAIKATENILRKVWKPVCNVDSASDEQTRKDKLTSSDGA; translated from the exons ATGGCTCGTTCGAGTCAGAAATTTAGTGTGTTCGAGttcgacgaagaagaagaaaaagtcgAGAAGGAGTCTGCGAGGTTCGTCGGCAAATTTCGGATCCAAAAGAGAAGACGAAACGGCAACAACAAGGACGACGACACTTCTCCTCGCACTAAGTATAAGTCTCTTCAGTGCT ttgGAGGATGTACTGGGGCTGTAAAAATAGAAAGTAGCAATGAACCTATTGATATAGATGATGAACCAATCGATGTTGACTGTGGAG GAGAGACCAATTCCTTATGCAAGGGAAACAGTAACGAAGTAGTAGATATCGATCCTACCGACGTGGAGGGTCAATGCCAATATTCTGTTTCAGCTCCTGCTTGCATGCCACAAGAAGATTGTTCTGTCAAGGAGATTTCTCGGCTGGATAGGTTATTCAGATTCTCAAATTATGAG AATGAGTCAGTTGGTAGGATTTCGGATAATgatgttgggattgaaatgAGCTCATCCACTTCTGTCTCTACTCTTGTGGAGAATGCAG GAAACCAAGTGCTAGAGCGTGGTTCTGTTGGACATAAAATT GATTACACAAATAATACAGTTGCTGTTTTCCCTGACTATATCCTGTGTGGCGATGTATATGGTGCAGAGTATTGCTTAACTTTCTCAGGAAGCAGCATCAGAATGGAGGGTTCAACTGCAAATGGGGTCAAGGGAATATTTAATGCTGAGTGGACTCTTGATGATATTATTAGTATTGAGTCAGAATGGTGTGGAATG GTTACGACTGCTATGGTTTATATCTGTTTTAAATCAAAGGTTTCTCAAGGAGCTGGAAATACAAATGATACTTCAG GTGTTGACAAGTTGAAGTTTTCAGTTTGTGATCCTCTTTGGAATGAAGGAGAGGAAGCAATCAAATCATTGCATGTCAGATACAGGGATAGCTGGAATGTTACTTCTGA CTCTGATTGGAAAAATGATGGAAATGCCTTTTTTGGGCACAATGGGATGGTCATCTCAAAGCCTTATTTTCCTGT TCTTCATGAGACATTTGAAGAGGTTATCTATCCTAAAGGTGATCCTGATGCTGTTTCTATTAGTAAGAGAGATGTGGAGCTTCTACGCCCAGAGACATTCATCAATGATACCATCATTGACTTTTATATCCT GTATTTAAAGAGTAAACTTAAGCCTGGGGACAAGCATAGGTTCCACTTTTTCAATAGCTTTTTCTTTCGGAAGCTTGCTGACCTAGACAAGGGCCCATCTAATGCTTGTGGAGGCAGGCTAGCTTTTCAACGTGTTCATAAATGGACAAGAAAGATGAATCTTTTCGAGAAAGATTACATTTTCATTCCTATAAATTACAG TCTTCACTGGAGTTTGATTGTCATTTGTCATCCTGGAGAAGTGGTTCATTCCAGAG AAGATGAAGGCAGAAATTCAGTTAAGGTACCATGCATCTTACACATGGATTCTATCAGAGGAAGTCACAGGGGCCTCAAGAATCTTATTCAGAG TTATCTGTATGAAGAGTGGAGAGAAAGGCATAATGGGACAGTGGATGATACATTGTCGAAGTTCATACATTTACGGTTTGTCCCACTTGAG CTTCCACAGCAGGAAAATTCATATGACTGTGGCCTGTTTGTGCTCCATTatgttgaacgttttcttgaggaAGCTCCTATTAATTTCAGTCCTTTCAGGATAACAGAGGTTTCAAACTTC CTTAATAGAAATTGGTTTCTACCTGTGGAGGCCTCTCTGAAAAGGGCATGCATCCAGAAGTTGATCCGTGAAATTCTTGAAGATCGGTCATCTACCCAATTTTCTGATCCATATGAAGAAGAAACTGGAGTTGAGTTTCTTGAGGAGATATCTAGTTCAGTATCTGGTACTGGTACTGATACTGATACGGGGATTAATATCTCAGTCACAACGAAATCTCCAATGAGAGTTGCACATCAACAACAACCTGGAGAACTAGGATTGAATTCCAGGAATTTGTTCAAACCAGGAACTAGTGCAAGGTCCTTTTCCAATGAAGATTGCTGGCAGACAGGAACAATTCATGGGAGCAGTTGCATGTCACCAGTAGAg GAAATTGGTGAGCGAATTTCTGATTCATCATCAAACACAGGAGATTATTTGCAACATACTGGCTTGGCAACTGAATTTCCCTCAACCAcattttctcataaaaatcTTAGATCTCTCGGTTCATCATCAAGCAATAAGAAATATATGCAGATTGAGGAACCTTATGATGATTCCAGTTCTGAAGCATCTATCAGTGGATCCCTTAAATCATCAGAGATAGGGGTAGGGGTTGAtgaagatcattttttttcccagatTGAGGGATCTGATCATCAAACACAAACTAATTGCCATGAACTCTCTTCAAAATCAACCGAGTCTGAGGAACTTGCTGATTGTGTTGTTGAGGACTCGGAAGAGGGAAACAGCATGCACAACGACCAAGTGGCAAATGATTCACCATCCTCCCTTCATTGCAATGACCTTGTTGCATCAATTGATGCCATTAAGGCTACCGAAAACATTTTGCGAAAAGTCTGGAAACCTGTGTGCAATGTAGATTCGGCATCAGATGAACAGACTAGAAAGGACAAGCTTACATCTTCTGATGGCGCATGA
- the LOC7485033 gene encoding probable ubiquitin-like-specific protease 2A isoform X2, with amino-acid sequence MARSSQKFSVFEFDEEEEKVEKESARFVGKFRIQKRRRNGNNKDDDTSPRTKYKSLQCFGGCTGAVKIESSNEPIDIDDEPIDVDCGVAGETNSLCKGNSNEVVDIDPTDVEGQCQYSVSAPACMPQEDCSVKEISRLDRLFRFSNYENESVGRISDNDVGIEMSSSTSVSTLVENAGNQVLERGSVGHKIDYTNNTVAVFPDYILCGDVYGAEYCLTFSGSSIRMEGSTANGVKGIFNAEWTLDDIISIESEWCGMVTTAMVYICFKSKVSQGAGNTNDTSGVDKLKFSVCDPLWNEGEEAIKSLHVRYRDSWNVTSDSDWKNDGNAFFGHNGMVISKPYFPVLHETFEEVIYPKGDPDAVSISKRDVELLRPETFINDTIIDFYILYLKSKLKPGDKHRFHFFNSFFFRKLADLDKGPSNACGGRLAFQRVHKWTRKMNLFEKDYIFIPINYSLHWSLIVICHPGEVVHSRDEGRNSVKVPCILHMDSIRGSHRGLKNLIQSYLYEEWRERHNGTVDDTLSKFIHLRFVPLELPQQENSYDCGLFVLHYVERFLEEAPINFSPFRITEVSNFLNRNWFLPVEASLKRACIQKLIREILEDRSSTQFSDPYEEETGVEFLEEISSSVSGTGTDTDTGINISVTTKSPMRVAHQQQPGELGLNSRNLFKPGTSARSFSNEDCWQTGTIHGSSCMSPVEEIGERISDSSSNTGDYLQHTGLATEFPSTTFSHKNLRSLGSSSSNKKYMQIEEPYDDSSSEASISGSLKSSEIGVGVDEDHFFSQIEGSDHQTQTNCHELSSKSTESEELADCVVEDSEEGNSMHNDQVANDSPSSLHCNDLVASIDAIKATENILRKVWKPVCNVDSASDEQTRKDKLTSSDGA; translated from the exons ATGGCTCGTTCGAGTCAGAAATTTAGTGTGTTCGAGttcgacgaagaagaagaaaaagtcgAGAAGGAGTCTGCGAGGTTCGTCGGCAAATTTCGGATCCAAAAGAGAAGACGAAACGGCAACAACAAGGACGACGACACTTCTCCTCGCACTAAGTATAAGTCTCTTCAGTGCT ttgGAGGATGTACTGGGGCTGTAAAAATAGAAAGTAGCAATGAACCTATTGATATAGATGATGAACCAATCGATGTTGACTGTGGAG TTGCAGGAGAGACCAATTCCTTATGCAAGGGAAACAGTAACGAAGTAGTAGATATCGATCCTACCGACGTGGAGGGTCAATGCCAATATTCTGTTTCAGCTCCTGCTTGCATGCCACAAGAAGATTGTTCTGTCAAGGAGATTTCTCGGCTGGATAGGTTATTCAGATTCTCAAATTATGAG AATGAGTCAGTTGGTAGGATTTCGGATAATgatgttgggattgaaatgAGCTCATCCACTTCTGTCTCTACTCTTGTGGAGAATGCAG GAAACCAAGTGCTAGAGCGTGGTTCTGTTGGACATAAAATT GATTACACAAATAATACAGTTGCTGTTTTCCCTGACTATATCCTGTGTGGCGATGTATATGGTGCAGAGTATTGCTTAACTTTCTCAGGAAGCAGCATCAGAATGGAGGGTTCAACTGCAAATGGGGTCAAGGGAATATTTAATGCTGAGTGGACTCTTGATGATATTATTAGTATTGAGTCAGAATGGTGTGGAATG GTTACGACTGCTATGGTTTATATCTGTTTTAAATCAAAGGTTTCTCAAGGAGCTGGAAATACAAATGATACTTCAG GTGTTGACAAGTTGAAGTTTTCAGTTTGTGATCCTCTTTGGAATGAAGGAGAGGAAGCAATCAAATCATTGCATGTCAGATACAGGGATAGCTGGAATGTTACTTCTGA CTCTGATTGGAAAAATGATGGAAATGCCTTTTTTGGGCACAATGGGATGGTCATCTCAAAGCCTTATTTTCCTGT TCTTCATGAGACATTTGAAGAGGTTATCTATCCTAAAGGTGATCCTGATGCTGTTTCTATTAGTAAGAGAGATGTGGAGCTTCTACGCCCAGAGACATTCATCAATGATACCATCATTGACTTTTATATCCT GTATTTAAAGAGTAAACTTAAGCCTGGGGACAAGCATAGGTTCCACTTTTTCAATAGCTTTTTCTTTCGGAAGCTTGCTGACCTAGACAAGGGCCCATCTAATGCTTGTGGAGGCAGGCTAGCTTTTCAACGTGTTCATAAATGGACAAGAAAGATGAATCTTTTCGAGAAAGATTACATTTTCATTCCTATAAATTACAG TCTTCACTGGAGTTTGATTGTCATTTGTCATCCTGGAGAAGTGGTTCATTCCAGAG ATGAAGGCAGAAATTCAGTTAAGGTACCATGCATCTTACACATGGATTCTATCAGAGGAAGTCACAGGGGCCTCAAGAATCTTATTCAGAG TTATCTGTATGAAGAGTGGAGAGAAAGGCATAATGGGACAGTGGATGATACATTGTCGAAGTTCATACATTTACGGTTTGTCCCACTTGAG CTTCCACAGCAGGAAAATTCATATGACTGTGGCCTGTTTGTGCTCCATTatgttgaacgttttcttgaggaAGCTCCTATTAATTTCAGTCCTTTCAGGATAACAGAGGTTTCAAACTTC CTTAATAGAAATTGGTTTCTACCTGTGGAGGCCTCTCTGAAAAGGGCATGCATCCAGAAGTTGATCCGTGAAATTCTTGAAGATCGGTCATCTACCCAATTTTCTGATCCATATGAAGAAGAAACTGGAGTTGAGTTTCTTGAGGAGATATCTAGTTCAGTATCTGGTACTGGTACTGATACTGATACGGGGATTAATATCTCAGTCACAACGAAATCTCCAATGAGAGTTGCACATCAACAACAACCTGGAGAACTAGGATTGAATTCCAGGAATTTGTTCAAACCAGGAACTAGTGCAAGGTCCTTTTCCAATGAAGATTGCTGGCAGACAGGAACAATTCATGGGAGCAGTTGCATGTCACCAGTAGAg GAAATTGGTGAGCGAATTTCTGATTCATCATCAAACACAGGAGATTATTTGCAACATACTGGCTTGGCAACTGAATTTCCCTCAACCAcattttctcataaaaatcTTAGATCTCTCGGTTCATCATCAAGCAATAAGAAATATATGCAGATTGAGGAACCTTATGATGATTCCAGTTCTGAAGCATCTATCAGTGGATCCCTTAAATCATCAGAGATAGGGGTAGGGGTTGAtgaagatcattttttttcccagatTGAGGGATCTGATCATCAAACACAAACTAATTGCCATGAACTCTCTTCAAAATCAACCGAGTCTGAGGAACTTGCTGATTGTGTTGTTGAGGACTCGGAAGAGGGAAACAGCATGCACAACGACCAAGTGGCAAATGATTCACCATCCTCCCTTCATTGCAATGACCTTGTTGCATCAATTGATGCCATTAAGGCTACCGAAAACATTTTGCGAAAAGTCTGGAAACCTGTGTGCAATGTAGATTCGGCATCAGATGAACAGACTAGAAAGGACAAGCTTACATCTTCTGATGGCGCATGA
- the LOC7485033 gene encoding probable ubiquitin-like-specific protease 2A isoform X1: MARSSQKFSVFEFDEEEEKVEKESARFVGKFRIQKRRRNGNNKDDDTSPRTKYKSLQCFGGCTGAVKIESSNEPIDIDDEPIDVDCGVAGETNSLCKGNSNEVVDIDPTDVEGQCQYSVSAPACMPQEDCSVKEISRLDRLFRFSNYENESVGRISDNDVGIEMSSSTSVSTLVENAGNQVLERGSVGHKIDYTNNTVAVFPDYILCGDVYGAEYCLTFSGSSIRMEGSTANGVKGIFNAEWTLDDIISIESEWCGMVTTAMVYICFKSKVSQGAGNTNDTSGVDKLKFSVCDPLWNEGEEAIKSLHVRYRDSWNVTSDSDWKNDGNAFFGHNGMVISKPYFPVLHETFEEVIYPKGDPDAVSISKRDVELLRPETFINDTIIDFYILYLKSKLKPGDKHRFHFFNSFFFRKLADLDKGPSNACGGRLAFQRVHKWTRKMNLFEKDYIFIPINYSLHWSLIVICHPGEVVHSREDEGRNSVKVPCILHMDSIRGSHRGLKNLIQSYLYEEWRERHNGTVDDTLSKFIHLRFVPLELPQQENSYDCGLFVLHYVERFLEEAPINFSPFRITEVSNFLNRNWFLPVEASLKRACIQKLIREILEDRSSTQFSDPYEEETGVEFLEEISSSVSGTGTDTDTGINISVTTKSPMRVAHQQQPGELGLNSRNLFKPGTSARSFSNEDCWQTGTIHGSSCMSPVEEIGERISDSSSNTGDYLQHTGLATEFPSTTFSHKNLRSLGSSSSNKKYMQIEEPYDDSSSEASISGSLKSSEIGVGVDEDHFFSQIEGSDHQTQTNCHELSSKSTESEELADCVVEDSEEGNSMHNDQVANDSPSSLHCNDLVASIDAIKATENILRKVWKPVCNVDSASDEQTRKDKLTSSDGA; this comes from the exons ATGGCTCGTTCGAGTCAGAAATTTAGTGTGTTCGAGttcgacgaagaagaagaaaaagtcgAGAAGGAGTCTGCGAGGTTCGTCGGCAAATTTCGGATCCAAAAGAGAAGACGAAACGGCAACAACAAGGACGACGACACTTCTCCTCGCACTAAGTATAAGTCTCTTCAGTGCT ttgGAGGATGTACTGGGGCTGTAAAAATAGAAAGTAGCAATGAACCTATTGATATAGATGATGAACCAATCGATGTTGACTGTGGAG TTGCAGGAGAGACCAATTCCTTATGCAAGGGAAACAGTAACGAAGTAGTAGATATCGATCCTACCGACGTGGAGGGTCAATGCCAATATTCTGTTTCAGCTCCTGCTTGCATGCCACAAGAAGATTGTTCTGTCAAGGAGATTTCTCGGCTGGATAGGTTATTCAGATTCTCAAATTATGAG AATGAGTCAGTTGGTAGGATTTCGGATAATgatgttgggattgaaatgAGCTCATCCACTTCTGTCTCTACTCTTGTGGAGAATGCAG GAAACCAAGTGCTAGAGCGTGGTTCTGTTGGACATAAAATT GATTACACAAATAATACAGTTGCTGTTTTCCCTGACTATATCCTGTGTGGCGATGTATATGGTGCAGAGTATTGCTTAACTTTCTCAGGAAGCAGCATCAGAATGGAGGGTTCAACTGCAAATGGGGTCAAGGGAATATTTAATGCTGAGTGGACTCTTGATGATATTATTAGTATTGAGTCAGAATGGTGTGGAATG GTTACGACTGCTATGGTTTATATCTGTTTTAAATCAAAGGTTTCTCAAGGAGCTGGAAATACAAATGATACTTCAG GTGTTGACAAGTTGAAGTTTTCAGTTTGTGATCCTCTTTGGAATGAAGGAGAGGAAGCAATCAAATCATTGCATGTCAGATACAGGGATAGCTGGAATGTTACTTCTGA CTCTGATTGGAAAAATGATGGAAATGCCTTTTTTGGGCACAATGGGATGGTCATCTCAAAGCCTTATTTTCCTGT TCTTCATGAGACATTTGAAGAGGTTATCTATCCTAAAGGTGATCCTGATGCTGTTTCTATTAGTAAGAGAGATGTGGAGCTTCTACGCCCAGAGACATTCATCAATGATACCATCATTGACTTTTATATCCT GTATTTAAAGAGTAAACTTAAGCCTGGGGACAAGCATAGGTTCCACTTTTTCAATAGCTTTTTCTTTCGGAAGCTTGCTGACCTAGACAAGGGCCCATCTAATGCTTGTGGAGGCAGGCTAGCTTTTCAACGTGTTCATAAATGGACAAGAAAGATGAATCTTTTCGAGAAAGATTACATTTTCATTCCTATAAATTACAG TCTTCACTGGAGTTTGATTGTCATTTGTCATCCTGGAGAAGTGGTTCATTCCAGAG AAGATGAAGGCAGAAATTCAGTTAAGGTACCATGCATCTTACACATGGATTCTATCAGAGGAAGTCACAGGGGCCTCAAGAATCTTATTCAGAG TTATCTGTATGAAGAGTGGAGAGAAAGGCATAATGGGACAGTGGATGATACATTGTCGAAGTTCATACATTTACGGTTTGTCCCACTTGAG CTTCCACAGCAGGAAAATTCATATGACTGTGGCCTGTTTGTGCTCCATTatgttgaacgttttcttgaggaAGCTCCTATTAATTTCAGTCCTTTCAGGATAACAGAGGTTTCAAACTTC CTTAATAGAAATTGGTTTCTACCTGTGGAGGCCTCTCTGAAAAGGGCATGCATCCAGAAGTTGATCCGTGAAATTCTTGAAGATCGGTCATCTACCCAATTTTCTGATCCATATGAAGAAGAAACTGGAGTTGAGTTTCTTGAGGAGATATCTAGTTCAGTATCTGGTACTGGTACTGATACTGATACGGGGATTAATATCTCAGTCACAACGAAATCTCCAATGAGAGTTGCACATCAACAACAACCTGGAGAACTAGGATTGAATTCCAGGAATTTGTTCAAACCAGGAACTAGTGCAAGGTCCTTTTCCAATGAAGATTGCTGGCAGACAGGAACAATTCATGGGAGCAGTTGCATGTCACCAGTAGAg GAAATTGGTGAGCGAATTTCTGATTCATCATCAAACACAGGAGATTATTTGCAACATACTGGCTTGGCAACTGAATTTCCCTCAACCAcattttctcataaaaatcTTAGATCTCTCGGTTCATCATCAAGCAATAAGAAATATATGCAGATTGAGGAACCTTATGATGATTCCAGTTCTGAAGCATCTATCAGTGGATCCCTTAAATCATCAGAGATAGGGGTAGGGGTTGAtgaagatcattttttttcccagatTGAGGGATCTGATCATCAAACACAAACTAATTGCCATGAACTCTCTTCAAAATCAACCGAGTCTGAGGAACTTGCTGATTGTGTTGTTGAGGACTCGGAAGAGGGAAACAGCATGCACAACGACCAAGTGGCAAATGATTCACCATCCTCCCTTCATTGCAATGACCTTGTTGCATCAATTGATGCCATTAAGGCTACCGAAAACATTTTGCGAAAAGTCTGGAAACCTGTGTGCAATGTAGATTCGGCATCAGATGAACAGACTAGAAAGGACAAGCTTACATCTTCTGATGGCGCATGA